The stretch of DNA CGAAGTCGACGGTGAAATTATCTCTTCCGGTGAATCGGAGCTTCAGAATTACCGGATCGATTCGATCGAATCAACGGTTATGATCCGGCAATTACCGTCGTTAGGCATCTCCTTTAAGCTCTGGCTTCCTGCAACAACTCTCGTTACGCTTCTCGATAACTACCGTCGTGACCCAAGCACCAGCCCACTCACTCGCACCTTATCGAAATTCAAATCCGACGGTccagactcttcttcttcaccgatTAACATCGTCGAGCTCGGATCTGGAACCGGAATCGTCGGAATCGCGGCGGCTGCGACGCTTGGTGCCAATGTCACGGTGACGGATCTCCCAAACGTGATCGAGAATCTCAGATTCAACGCAGACGCGAACGCTGAAGCCGCGGCTAGATCTGGTGGGAAAGTCCACG from Camelina sativa cultivar DH55 chromosome 9, Cs, whole genome shotgun sequence encodes:
- the LOC109126324 gene encoding protein-lysine N-methyltransferase rrg1-like — protein: MLQIGENEVDGEIISSGESELQNYRIDSIESTVMIRQLPSLGISFKLWLPATTLVTLLDNYRRDPSTSPLTRTLSKFKSDGPDSSSSPINIVELGSGTGIVGIAAAATLGANVTVTDLPNVIENLRFNADANAEAAARSGGKRLTWFTTSIFMNHS